In Caproiciproducens sp. NJN-50, the following are encoded in one genomic region:
- a CDS encoding HAMP domain-containing sensor histidine kinase yields the protein MKKRLIAVNAVIVIIGFTVAFAIAGVKMQEQYRTEFTNRLDTALAILQTRREAILQDPKSVAEDVGKQLSRSGQQIRISIVDPSGKVIGDSAKEEINQNHLTRPEIQQALRSGKGYDTRMSASVQQRYYYEAVYLPGDFYLRAALPTAELDAALRRLWTTALLSMLFGIAVVCALTGYVVYRVTEPLQKLSSAARQISGGDYSCRVEGNFRDEVGELALSFNRMAESTENAVAQLTSQQKQLEGVLQGMNDGVLAVSGNGTILFLNQSAGRLLGSPSLSAGQKLEGSLLINRIAEWMKTALRGDRSEKLDLEAENGKQYSLYTAAIPRQKDAAALAVITDETRIRKLERLRSEFVANVTHELKTPLTSIRGSIELLKSTDRDEKTRRYFYDVLDIEAERLQHLIDDMLVLSQIENAKEDPSARPCAVARAAENCVARLKPIAEKSGIAIQMQVDPSLVVSCSPTRLEQLLGNLIENAIKYNRRDGRVDIIGVRQRKTAVIRVRDTGIGIAPEHFARLFERFYRVDASRSREIGGTGLGLSIVKHLTALYGGEVGVESQVGKGSTFTVRLPLAPDVPGRNGQEKQ from the coding sequence TTGAAAAAAAGATTGATTGCCGTCAACGCGGTCATCGTCATTATTGGGTTTACGGTAGCATTTGCCATTGCGGGGGTGAAAATGCAGGAGCAGTATCGCACGGAGTTCACCAACCGGCTGGACACCGCCCTTGCAATTCTTCAAACCCGCAGGGAAGCCATTTTACAGGACCCAAAATCTGTCGCGGAGGATGTTGGAAAGCAGCTTTCCCGGTCAGGGCAGCAAATACGGATCAGTATTGTCGATCCGTCCGGAAAAGTGATTGGTGACAGCGCGAAGGAAGAGATTAACCAAAATCATCTGACCCGGCCGGAGATCCAGCAGGCGCTGCGCAGCGGAAAAGGATACGATACCCGGATGAGCGCGAGCGTCCAGCAGAGGTATTACTATGAGGCGGTTTATCTTCCGGGGGATTTCTATCTGCGCGCGGCGCTGCCGACGGCGGAGCTTGACGCCGCGCTGAGGCGCCTGTGGACGACGGCGCTTCTCAGCATGCTGTTCGGCATCGCGGTCGTCTGCGCGCTTACGGGCTACGTGGTTTACCGCGTAACGGAGCCGCTTCAGAAGCTGTCGTCTGCGGCGAGACAGATATCCGGGGGAGACTATTCCTGCCGGGTGGAAGGCAATTTCCGCGATGAGGTGGGGGAGCTGGCCCTGTCTTTTAATCGCATGGCGGAAAGCACGGAAAATGCGGTCGCTCAGCTGACCAGTCAGCAGAAGCAGCTTGAAGGCGTGCTGCAGGGGATGAACGACGGCGTGCTTGCCGTTTCCGGGAACGGCACGATCCTGTTCCTGAATCAAAGCGCCGGCCGTCTGCTGGGCAGCCCGTCGCTTTCCGCCGGACAAAAGCTGGAGGGAAGCCTGCTGATCAACAGGATTGCAGAGTGGATGAAAACCGCTTTGAGAGGAGACCGCTCGGAAAAGCTGGATCTTGAAGCGGAGAACGGCAAACAGTATTCGCTCTATACGGCGGCGATCCCGAGGCAGAAAGATGCCGCCGCGCTGGCCGTCATCACGGATGAGACCAGAATCCGCAAACTGGAACGTTTGAGAAGCGAGTTCGTGGCGAACGTCACGCACGAACTGAAAACCCCGCTCACTTCGATCCGCGGAAGCATCGAGCTGCTGAAAAGCACGGACCGGGACGAGAAGACCAGACGCTATTTCTACGATGTTCTGGATATCGAAGCGGAACGGCTCCAGCATCTGATTGACGATATGCTGGTTCTGTCACAGATTGAAAATGCGAAAGAAGACCCGTCGGCCAGGCCATGCGCGGTAGCCCGCGCGGCGGAGAACTGCGTTGCGAGGCTGAAACCGATTGCTGAAAAATCGGGAATAGCCATTCAGATGCAGGTGGACCCGTCCCTGGTTGTGTCCTGCTCGCCGACCAGGCTGGAACAGCTGCTCGGAAATCTGATTGAGAACGCGATTAAATATAATCGACGGGACGGCCGTGTGGACATTATCGGCGTGCGGCAGAGAAAAACGGCGGTGATCCGTGTCAGGGACACCGGTATCGGCATTGCCCCGGAACATTTTGCAAGGCTTTTCGAGCGGTTTTACCGGGTCGACGCCAGCCGGTCCAGAGAAATAGGCGGCACGGGCCTTGGCCTTTCCATTGTAAAACATCTTACGGCGCTGTATGGCGGCGAGGTCGGAGTGGAAAGCCAGGTGGGGAAGGGAAGCACGTTTACCGTGCGCCTCCCTCTCGCGCCGGATGTGCCTGGCCGGAACGGGCAGGAAAAACAGTAG